Proteins encoded by one window of uncultured Draconibacterium sp.:
- the hemH gene encoding ferrochelatase yields the protein MKAKTAVLLMNVGSPDKPTVPAVRKYLTEFLNDERVIDLPYMLRKFLVNAIIIPFRVKNSTKLYQQLWTEKGSPLIYISDELKQKLQDELGDDYEVFMGMRYGNPGYKAALADIKKKGFEKLILLPLFPHHAMSTTETSLVAAQKEIKKQGIKAEVIEIGQFYEDSKFIDAFAERIQQYKLQDYDHIIFSYHGLPNRHLEKCHPGITVENCSCQNAMPEHGTLCYRATVYETSRLLAAKLNLQPENYSVGFQSRLSKNWLTPFTDELLGEKLAEGKKKILIAAPSFVTDCLETTLELGVEYGEEFLEKGGEKLQLVDSLNTEKSWVETLAYLVRKSIS from the coding sequence ATGAAGGCGAAAACAGCTGTTTTGTTGATGAACGTTGGTAGTCCTGACAAACCAACCGTTCCGGCGGTTCGAAAATACCTGACCGAGTTTTTAAACGACGAACGTGTGATTGATCTTCCGTACATGCTTCGGAAATTTTTGGTGAACGCGATTATAATTCCGTTCAGGGTTAAAAACTCAACCAAATTATACCAGCAGTTGTGGACGGAAAAAGGTTCGCCATTGATTTATATTTCGGATGAGTTAAAACAAAAACTTCAGGATGAACTAGGCGATGATTACGAAGTTTTTATGGGAATGCGTTACGGAAATCCGGGTTACAAAGCAGCTTTGGCAGACATCAAAAAGAAAGGTTTTGAGAAGCTGATTTTGCTGCCGTTGTTTCCACATCATGCCATGTCAACCACTGAAACATCGCTGGTTGCAGCTCAAAAGGAAATAAAAAAACAGGGAATAAAAGCAGAGGTAATTGAAATTGGTCAATTCTACGAGGATTCAAAATTTATCGATGCATTTGCCGAGCGAATTCAACAATACAAGCTGCAGGATTACGATCACATTATTTTTTCTTACCACGGTTTACCTAACCGGCATCTGGAAAAGTGCCATCCGGGAATTACGGTGGAAAATTGCAGCTGCCAAAATGCAATGCCGGAACACGGAACTTTGTGTTATCGCGCTACAGTTTACGAAACTTCGCGTTTGTTGGCGGCCAAATTAAACCTGCAACCCGAGAATTATTCTGTAGGTTTTCAGTCACGATTGTCGAAAAACTGGTTAACACCATTTACCGATGAACTTTTGGGAGAAAAACTGGCAGAAGGTAAAAAGAAAATACTGATAGCCGCACCGTCGTTTGTTACCGATTGCCTGGAAACAACGCTGGAACTTGGCGTGGAATATGGCGAAGAATTCCTTGAAAAAGGAGGCGAAAAGCTGCAATTGGTTGATAGTTTAAACACCGAAAAAAGCTGGGTAGAAACACTTGCCTACCTGGTTCGCAAAAGCATTTCATAA
- a CDS encoding NAD-dependent succinate-semialdehyde dehydrogenase, with translation MLKSINPVTNEIVKTYQKHSKEGVEKIINSVDKIWHHWRSTSFHHRGQLMQNAASILRSRKEELALLMALELGKVKNEGIAEIEKCAWVCEYYAANAESFLENEIIATQASKSYVSYQPLGTILGVMPWNFPFWQVFRFAAPTLMAGNTAVLKHASNVPGCAVAIEEIFREAGFPENVFRSLLIDSTLVENVIKHKAIKGVSLTGSTEAGKSVAALAGAELKKCVLELGGSDPYLILKDADLEMAAKTCAAGRLLNAGQSCIGAKRFIVEETVYPYFLELFTHEMNAAHFGDPFDEESTMGPMAREDLRDELHQQVIHSVNKGAEVIIGGEIPHRKGAFYPPTILENVKPGMPAYEEELFGPVASVIKVKDQEEAIRVANDTVFGLGAAVFTKNLKKGEHIAEIELEAGACFVNDFVKSDPRLPFGGIKTSGFGRELSVHGIKEFMNVKTVFVK, from the coding sequence ATGCTAAAATCGATTAATCCGGTAACAAACGAAATAGTAAAAACCTATCAAAAACACTCGAAAGAAGGCGTTGAAAAAATTATAAATTCAGTAGATAAGATCTGGCATCACTGGAGAAGCACTTCCTTTCATCACCGGGGACAGTTGATGCAAAATGCAGCCAGTATTTTACGAAGCCGAAAAGAAGAACTGGCCTTGTTAATGGCTCTGGAACTGGGAAAAGTAAAAAACGAAGGAATTGCAGAAATTGAAAAGTGCGCCTGGGTTTGTGAATATTATGCAGCCAATGCCGAATCATTTCTCGAAAACGAAATTATAGCTACGCAGGCAAGCAAATCGTATGTTTCTTATCAGCCGCTGGGAACAATTTTGGGTGTAATGCCCTGGAACTTTCCTTTCTGGCAGGTGTTTCGGTTTGCAGCGCCAACATTAATGGCGGGTAACACAGCAGTGTTAAAACATGCCAGTAATGTTCCCGGATGTGCAGTGGCAATCGAAGAAATTTTTCGCGAGGCTGGTTTTCCTGAAAACGTATTTCGCTCGCTGTTGATTGACAGCACACTGGTTGAAAATGTAATAAAGCACAAAGCAATAAAAGGCGTTAGTCTTACCGGAAGTACAGAGGCGGGAAAAAGTGTTGCGGCACTTGCAGGAGCTGAGTTAAAAAAATGTGTACTGGAACTGGGTGGTAGCGATCCGTACCTGATTTTAAAAGATGCCGATTTGGAAATGGCAGCAAAAACATGTGCTGCAGGCCGCCTGTTAAATGCCGGACAAAGTTGTATTGGTGCCAAACGTTTTATTGTTGAGGAAACCGTTTATCCGTACTTTCTGGAACTTTTTACTCATGAAATGAATGCCGCACATTTTGGCGATCCGTTCGACGAGGAAAGTACAATGGGGCCAATGGCACGAGAAGATCTTCGTGACGAGTTACACCAGCAGGTTATTCATTCGGTGAACAAAGGTGCTGAAGTAATTATTGGAGGAGAAATACCACATCGTAAAGGTGCTTTTTATCCGCCAACCATTTTGGAGAATGTAAAACCCGGAATGCCGGCCTACGAAGAAGAACTGTTTGGCCCGGTGGCATCAGTAATAAAAGTTAAAGACCAGGAAGAAGCCATTCGCGTGGCCAACGATACTGTTTTTGGATTGGGAGCAGCGGTGTTTACCAAGAACCTGAAAAAGGGTGAGCACATTGCCGAAATTGAATTGGAAGCCGGTGCCTGTTTTGTGAATGATTTCGTGAAATCGGACCCACGTTTACCATTTGGCGGAATAAAAACCAGCGGATTTGGCCGCGAACTTTCGGTGCACGGAATCAAGGAATTTATGAATGTGAAAACCGTTTTTGTAAAATAA
- a CDS encoding OsmC family protein, producing MKHVVDMAWTDKLAFKADMDGHEVIIDATEEVGGSDLGPRPKKLMLTALAGCTGIDVVMILKKMKVELEAFNVIVEGELTEEHPKYYNKMTIVYQFKGKDLPMAKLEKAVKLSEEKYCGVSAVYRQAMEMKTEIRIVE from the coding sequence ATGAAGCATGTAGTAGATATGGCCTGGACCGACAAGCTGGCTTTCAAAGCCGATATGGATGGACACGAAGTAATTATCGACGCCACGGAAGAAGTGGGTGGAAGCGATTTAGGACCGCGTCCCAAGAAATTAATGCTTACTGCATTGGCCGGTTGTACCGGGATTGACGTAGTAATGATCTTAAAAAAGATGAAAGTGGAACTGGAAGCATTTAACGTTATTGTAGAAGGTGAACTTACCGAAGAACATCCGAAATACTATAACAAAATGACCATCGTATACCAATTTAAAGGAAAAGATCTTCCGATGGCAAAACTGGAAAAAGCCGTTAAACTTTCCGAAGAGAAATACTGCGGTGTTAGCGCCGTTTACCGTCAGGCCATGGAAATGAAAACAGAGATAAGAATAGTGGAATAA
- a CDS encoding Crp/Fnr family transcriptional regulator — MRSAIKRPSEEEANLSGFQLFKKLTEDEFTRLNYEKTCSLYKKGTIIYREGSRLTGFFCVTRGIVKIFKTGIDGKEQIIRFAKKGEIIAYRSLLSQELACTTAKVIDDAALCHIPYQTLLYLIQSNWQFSHHMLQIVCHELREANDYITDIAQKTVRERLAEVLLLLKENFELDNQNTLQISLTREELANMVGTATESVIRLLSEFKNDKLIELQGRKIKFLDIATLTRVANL, encoded by the coding sequence ATGAGAAGCGCAATTAAAAGGCCATCGGAAGAAGAAGCAAATTTGAGTGGTTTTCAACTGTTTAAAAAATTAACAGAAGATGAATTTACCCGGCTGAATTATGAAAAAACGTGTTCACTTTATAAAAAAGGCACCATCATTTATCGCGAAGGTAGTCGCTTAACCGGTTTCTTTTGTGTTACACGAGGTATTGTAAAGATTTTTAAGACGGGTATAGATGGCAAAGAACAAATTATTCGTTTTGCAAAAAAGGGAGAAATCATTGCTTATCGTTCGTTGTTAAGCCAGGAGCTGGCCTGTACAACTGCAAAAGTAATCGATGATGCAGCTTTATGCCATATTCCTTATCAAACGCTTCTGTATCTTATTCAGAGTAACTGGCAATTTTCGCACCACATGCTGCAAATTGTTTGTCACGAGTTACGCGAAGCAAACGACTACATTACCGATATTGCACAAAAAACTGTTCGGGAACGATTGGCCGAAGTTCTGCTTCTTTTAAAAGAGAACTTTGAACTGGATAACCAAAACACACTTCAAATTTCGTTAACACGCGAAGAGCTAGCCAATATGGTAGGAACTGCAACCGAATCGGTAATTCGTTTATTATCAGAGTTTAAAAACGACAAACTGATTGAGTTACAAGGCAGAAAAATCAAGTTCCTGGATATAGCCACACTAACAAGAGTTGCTAATTTATAA
- a CDS encoding GNAT family N-acetyltransferase: MQFRTLENRTVKELCNLFNAAFADYVVKIEMTPEKLQDKFESEDVSLEHSVGIFSDGKPVGFIFHAVRNSVAGKMAYNAGTGVIPKFRGKNATVLMYKFILPKLAKSGVKEVVLEVIDKNIPAIKSYKKVGFTILYELECYNGFPSISKSKGPFIEEELAENFAPPEHFWNWQPTWQNATQTVIQSGHYKTWSIFQDNTPIAYLTGSQESGRIAQFAVDPDQRWKGLGTSLFCHFAGLSSNTPMVINVADKTGQTQDFLKAIGMKLFLKQYKMKLKLQ; the protein is encoded by the coding sequence ATGCAATTTCGAACCCTGGAAAACCGAACAGTAAAAGAACTCTGTAACTTATTTAATGCAGCTTTTGCCGATTACGTGGTAAAAATTGAAATGACCCCTGAAAAATTACAGGATAAATTCGAATCGGAAGATGTTAGTCTTGAACACTCGGTGGGTATTTTCAGTGATGGTAAACCCGTTGGTTTTATCTTTCATGCTGTGCGCAATTCAGTGGCAGGAAAAATGGCTTACAACGCCGGAACCGGTGTTATTCCAAAATTCAGAGGCAAGAATGCTACAGTTCTGATGTACAAATTTATACTTCCAAAACTGGCTAAAAGCGGCGTAAAAGAAGTCGTTCTGGAGGTTATTGATAAAAACATTCCTGCAATAAAATCTTATAAAAAAGTGGGATTTACTATACTTTACGAACTCGAATGTTATAATGGATTTCCAAGCATTTCAAAATCGAAAGGACCTTTTATTGAGGAAGAATTAGCAGAAAATTTCGCTCCTCCTGAACACTTTTGGAACTGGCAGCCCACCTGGCAAAATGCCACACAAACTGTTATACAATCTGGCCATTACAAAACATGGAGTATTTTCCAGGATAATACACCAATTGCCTATCTTACCGGAAGTCAGGAATCAGGAAGAATAGCCCAGTTTGCTGTTGATCCGGATCAGCGTTGGAAAGGTTTGGGAACTTCACTGTTTTGCCATTTTGCAGGTCTGTCATCAAACACACCGATGGTGATAAATGTAGCCGATAAAACGGGGCAAACGCAAGATTTTTTAAAAGCGATTGGAATGAAACTTTTTCTGAAACAGTACAAAATGAAATTAAAACTACAATAA